One window of the Opisthocomus hoazin isolate bOpiHoa1 chromosome 12, bOpiHoa1.hap1, whole genome shotgun sequence genome contains the following:
- the TPPP3 gene encoding tubulin polymerization-promoting protein family member 3, giving the protein MAGSTEMASLEESFRKFAIYGDTKATGQEMNGKNWAKLCKDCKVTDGKSVTGTDVDIVFSKVKGKTARVINYEEFKKALEELATKRFKDKSKEEAYEAICQLVAGKEPMNVGVTKAKTVGAVERLTDTSKYTGSHKERFDESGKGKGKSGRENIVDTSGYVSAYKNAGTYDAKVKK; this is encoded by the exons ATGGCCGGCAGCACCGAGATGGCGTCCCTGGAAGAGAGCTTCCGCAAATTCGCCATCTACGGCGACACCAAGGCTACGGGGCAAGAAATGAACGGGAAGAACTGGGCCAAGCTGTGCAAGGACTGCAAAGTCACCGACGGCAAAAGCGTCACCGGCACTGACGTGGACATCGTCTTCTCCAAGGTGAA AGGGAAGACAGCCCGCGTCATCAACTACGAGGAGTTCAAGAAGgcgctggaggagctggccaCCAAGAGATTTAAGGACAAGAGCAAGGAGGAGGCGTACGAAGCCATCTGCCAGCTGGTGGCGGGAAAGGAGCCGATGAATGTGGGCGTCACG AAAGCCAAGACGGTGGGGGCCGTGGAGAGGCTGACGGACACCTCCAAGTACACGGGCTCTCACAAGGAGCGCTTCGACGAGAGcggcaagggcaagggcaagaGCGGGCGGGAGAACATCGTGGACACCAGCGGCTACGTCAGTGCCTACAAGAACGCGGGCACCTACGACGCCAAAGTGAAAAAGTAG